The Christiangramia flava JLT2011 region GCACGAGAGTGCTTCCGCATAACTTCAATGAATTGATCGATGCATCGATCAGGCATCTTCGCGGCAAAAGTTTTAAGATCGTCCCAGATTTTCCAACCGGCGGCATCGCAGATGTTTCCGACTATAAAGATGGGAAAAGAGGAGGACGCGTCCGCGTTCGGGCTAAGATTAACCAGGTAGATAAAAATACCCTGGCTATTACCGAAATTCCTTTTGGCACCACGACTACCAGCCTGATCGATAGTATTCTGAAGGCTAATGATAAGGGCAAGATCAAGATCAAACGCATTGAGGACAATACTGCGGCAGAAGTAGAGATCCTGATTCATCTGCCCAATAATATTTCACCAGATAAAACCATCGATGCGTTGTATGCATTTACCCAATGCGAAAATTCAGTTTCTCCTTTAGGTTGCGTAATCATTGATCACAAACCAATTTTCCTTGGAGTTTCTGATGTCCTGCGCCAGTCGACAGATCATACACTGGAATTGCTGCGTCGTGAACTGGAGATCAAATTACACGAATTACAGGAACAATGGCACTTTGCGTCCCTGGAGCGGATCTTTATTGAAAACAGGATCTACCGGGATATTGAAGAGGAAGAAACCTGGGAAGGTGTGATCAGCGCCATTGATAAAGGACTTCAACCCCACGTGAAGCACCTGATTCGTGAAGTAACCGAAGAAGATATCGTGCGCCTAACGGAAATCAGGATCAAAAGAATTTCCAAATTCGATATCGACAAGGCCCAGCAAAAGATCGAAGCCCTGGAAGGCGAGATCGAACAGGTGAAACACCAGCTGGACAATATTGTAGATTTTGCAGTAGACTATTTCAAAAAACTGAAAAAAGATTACGGGGAAGGACGTGAACGCAAAACCGAACTTCGAATCTTTGATGATATTGAGGCCACGAAAGTCGTGATCAGGAACACGAAACTCTACGTAAACCGAAAAGAAGGCTTTATCGGTACGTCGCTAAAAAAAGACGAATACGTTACCGATTGTTCCGATATTGATGATGTGATCTGCTTTACAGCAGACGGGAAAATGATGGTAACCAAGGTAGATACCAAGACCTTCATTGGAAAAGACATCATTCATGTGGCGATTTTCAAGAAAAAAGACAAACGAACGATCTACAATATGATCTATCGTGATGGAAAAGCCGGGAATTCGTATGTAAAAAGATTTGCCGTCACTTCGATTACGCGGGATCGCGAGTATGATCTTACCAACGAAAAGAAAGATTCAAAAGTGCTCTATTTTTCTGCAAACCCTAATGGTGAAGCGGAAGTTGTTACCGTTTTACTAAGACAGGTAGGAAGCATCAGGAAACTGAAATTTGATTTGGATTTTGCGGAAGTTATGATCAAAGGTCGTAACGTTAAAGGAAATATCGTCACAAAATATTCCGTGAAACGAATTGAATTAAAAGAAGAAGGCGTTTCTACGCTGAAACCTCGCAGGATCTGGTTTGACGATACCGTTAAAAGACTAAATGTAGATGGTCGCGGAGAGTTGCTTGGAGAATTTCGCGGGGATGATCGCTTACTGATCATTACCCAGGACGGGGTAGCCAAAACCATTAAACCGGAACTAATCACGCGTTTTGACGAAGAAATAGTCGTTCTGGAAAAGTGGATTCCTAAAAAGCCCATTTCTGCTATTTACTGGGAATCAGAAAAAGAACGTTATTATGTGAAGCGTTTTTTGATTGATAATCCAGACAAGGAAGAAAAGTTCATCAGTGAACATCCTAATTCTTACCTCGAGATCGTTTCGACCGATTATTACCCGATGGCAGAAATTGTTTTCACCAAAACTAAAGGAAAGGATCGCCGACCCAATGAGGAAATAAATCTTGAAGAATTCATTTCAGTAAAAGGAATTAAGGCTCTTGGAAACCAGTTAACTACTGAAAAAGTAAATCAGATAAACTTACTGGATCCTTTGCCGTATGAAACTCCGGAACCTGCGCAAGAAGAAGTAGAAAAGGAAGAGCCGGAAGAGGAAAAGCAAACTTCCGAAGACGATAAAATAGAATTAAAAGACATCCGGAAAGCTGATACCTCTTCAGAAAGCCAGACCAAATTATTTGATGATTAATGGGATTGATAAAGGAATTTAAAGATTTTGCCGTCAAGGGAAATATGGTCGATATGGCCATTGGTATTATCATTGGCGCGGCTTTCAGTACGATCGTGGACAGCCTGGTCAAACAAATCATTTCACCACCGCTCAGCTTACTCACAGGTGAGATCAATTTTGAAGATAAAAAATGGGTGTTACGAGAGGCAATTGGCACTCATGGGAGCCCGAATTACCTGGAGGAAGTTTCTATTGGCTACGGAATTTTCATCCAGTCGGTTATTAATTTCCTGATAGTTGGCTTTGTATTATTCCTATTTGTAAGATTTATGAATCGTTTCCGTGAAAAAGCCGAAGATCCTAAAAATACTCAGGTAAAAACCCCCAAAGACATTGAGTTGCTATCGAAGATCGCAGACCAGATGGAAGAGCAGAATCAGATGCTGCGCGATCGATAAGCAAAATACGGGGCTATTCTGAAATTTTGGTGACAGAACCACGAGACTTTTTAGGGTCACCAACCTGCCCATATTCAAAGGTATAACCATCTTTACTGGTCGTAAGGATCTTCATATGGATCGCTTTTTCTTCAGCCATTCCATCAGGATGTAAATTCTTCAGGATATACTCGCAATCGTTTATCCAGCGGATAGAAGAAGTATCGACTTTTCCTCGAAATTCCTCGATTTCAGTCGAATCATTCCTAATGAAAGTAGAGGTGACCATCTCTCCGTTAATATACGATTTGAACTCAAAGGTGCCGGTATGAAAATCCTCACAGTTTCTTTCCGCGTTAAAGCAGGAAATCATAGAGAATACCACAATTAAAATAACGAACTTTCTCATGCTGCAAAGTAATCTAAAATAGCGCAGCTAATCAATTCTCAAAGGCATCAAATGTGCCGTCATCATAAAATATCACGATTTTTTGAATAGTTCTTTTTTCTGAATTTTTTGGAACCTCCTGAAAGTTCATAGCTTCATTTGATTTTGTCGGCACCTGAACTGTTGGAGTGGGAACAATTTTTTCTCGCTCAGCTTTCGGAGTAGTGGAATTAGATTTGGGAAAACTGCCTTTTCCATTTAGGAGCCAGTACAATTCCACTTCAGGAAAACCTTTAACAACCTTCATCACGAATTCCAGACTGGGTTTATTTCTTCCTGAAATGATATGCGAAATAGAAGACCTTCCCACATCGATACGATCAGCAAAGGCAGCTGCAGACAGCTCGTAAAATTCCATGATTTTCGTAAGTCTAATAGAGAAATCTTCCGTGTTTACCATTGTAAATTATACTACCATTATACTGATGTTACAAATGTAACTTAAAAAGTTCGAACCGGAAAATTAAATATATAACGCCTCATAAATCGATGTATAAATTTAAAGTTTATATTCTTTTAATGACACATAACTAATTGAAAGTATAGTATTTATACTTTAAAAATAAGTTTGTTGGATTTATTCCAAAGCACTGGAGGTGTGAATTCCTTGAATTGTTTACAAAAGTACATCGCGAACCCTGTCCAATCTGTTTACATTTGTAAAATCAATTATGTTTAGTTTTGTAAACATGGAAAAATTACTCGAAGAGTTTCGTACGAAACGGGCCTATCAAACGATCAAATGGAAGGCTGCTTCAGGAAGATATATTACGCTGGCCGATCTTAAAAAGATCAAATCAAAGTTCGATCGATTTTATCAATTTGAGAAAATTGGAGAATCAGTTGAGGAACGAAAAATCTATCAAATTAAAATAGGAAGTGGACCAATAAAAATTCTAGCTTGGTCACAAATGCACGGAAATGAATCCACGACCACTAAGGCTATTTTTGATCTTATTGCATTTTTTAATCATTATAAGGACCATGAGGAGATCAAAAAACTACTTCAGCAGATCACTTTGGTGTGTGTTCCGATCCTCAACCCCGATGGCGCCAAATATTACACCCGTGTCAATGCGAATCATGTAGACCTGAATCGTGACATGCAACGCCTTTCACAGCCTGAAAGCAGCATATTGCGGAAGCTGTCAAAAGAATTTCAGCCAGATTACTGCCTCAATCTTCACGATCAACGCACCATTTTTAGTGCAGGACCCACAAACAACCCGGCGGTATTGAGCTTTTTGACGCCCGCCCGGGATGAAGAGCGCACTATTGACGAAACTCGAGAAGAAAGCATGGCTCTTATAGCTACGATGGCTGATTATTTAAAACCGGAACTAGAGAATAAAATAGGTAGATATGATGATGGTTTTAATATTAATTGTGCAGGTGATACGTTTCAGTCAGAAGGAATTCCTACAATTCTTTTTGAAGCAGGACATTTTCCGGGGGATTATCAAAGGGAAGAAACACGCCGGTATATATTCCTGGCACTTATTTCCGGACTTGCTGCCATCGCGAACGATAATACGGTAGATTTCCATAAATATTTCGATCTTCCGGAAAATCAGAAGTTATTTCGCGATGTGATCATTCGTAATGTTGATTTTGAAGGAAGTCTCGTTGATGTGGTCATTCAATTTAAGGAAACATTAAAGAATGGAAAGCTCAGATTCGTTCCGATTATAGAAAAAATCGGTCAGTCCATCCAGCAAATCGGGCACCGGGAAATAGATGCACAGAATGAAAAAATCCGAATTGCAGGGGAGGAGCTCCTTATCGAAAACGTTGTAGTTAATAAAATCTTCTTAAAATCAACAGAAATTCCAATTAAAATGGAATAATTGTCGAATTAACTGATAATAATTCAATGAATTTGTATTATTTTTGAACTTCATTAAAAAGTAGTTTAGAAATGGCCAAGTTTAAATTAGACGAGACCGATCACCAGATCCTCGATATGCTTATCGAAAATACGCGTACTCCTTTTACAGATATCGCGAAAAAATTGTTAATATCTGCAGGGACGGTGCATGTGAGGGTTAAAAAAATGGAAGAAGCCGGTATTATCATCGGGTCATCCCTTACTTTGGATTATAAAAAATTAGGATATGCCTTTATCGCCTATGTGGGGGTGTTCCTTAAAAATACTTCTCAGACAAAATTCGTTTTGGAACGTATCAATGAAATTCCTTTCGTGACCGTGGCCCACGTGACCACCGGGAAGTTCAACGTATTTTGTAAGGTAAGAGCACGCAATACTCAACATGCCAAAGAGATCATCTTTCAGTTAGATGATATCGAAGGTGTTTACCGTACCGAGACCATGATTTCTCTGGAAGAGAGCATTAATGATAAGAAACGTTTGATGCATTCAATTTTTAAAGAATTGTAAGCAGTCCTAAACTTTTATTAAAGACCCTTTAGGCTGCTTGGCTTAAAGGGTTTTTTTATAACTTTAAATTTAACCGAAAAACCAAGAAAGAAATTTAATTTATGAACAGAGAACCGAGACTCGACCGATTCAATGATAATGTTCTGGCAAAATATCAGGTATACAACAGTATCTTCCTGACTTTGCCGTACGACGACATCAAGAAGACGGGGGCGCTGCTTCCTCTTTTTCTTGAAATTTGCGAATCTGGTTTTGAGCAAAACAAGAACCCTTCAGAAATTGTTGAACGTTTTTTTCAGAAATATGGTGAAGATCCTACGGAAGAAGAAAAGGTAGCCTTGCTATTCCGCTTCATTCAGTATATTGAAAGACAAGTTGTACTTTTTGATGCTATTGAAGATGCTTCTTTCCCCATCGTAAATAATATGGACGGCCGCGGAACTTTACGAAGTGTCAAGGAAGAAGCTGAAGC contains the following coding sequences:
- a CDS encoding DNA gyrase/topoisomerase IV subunit A yields the protein MEENQEGAQEEQFNTNKEELIKVTGMYKDWFLDYASYVILERAVPAIEDGFKPVQRRIMHSMKDLDDGRYNKVANIVGHTMQYHPHGDASIGDAMVQIGQKDLLIDTQGNWGNILTGDRAAAPRYIEARLSKFALEVLYSPKLTEWQLSYDGRKQEPVNLPVKFPLLLAQGAEGIAVGLSTRVLPHNFNELIDASIRHLRGKSFKIVPDFPTGGIADVSDYKDGKRGGRVRVRAKINQVDKNTLAITEIPFGTTTTSLIDSILKANDKGKIKIKRIEDNTAAEVEILIHLPNNISPDKTIDALYAFTQCENSVSPLGCVIIDHKPIFLGVSDVLRQSTDHTLELLRRELEIKLHELQEQWHFASLERIFIENRIYRDIEEEETWEGVISAIDKGLQPHVKHLIREVTEEDIVRLTEIRIKRISKFDIDKAQQKIEALEGEIEQVKHQLDNIVDFAVDYFKKLKKDYGEGRERKTELRIFDDIEATKVVIRNTKLYVNRKEGFIGTSLKKDEYVTDCSDIDDVICFTADGKMMVTKVDTKTFIGKDIIHVAIFKKKDKRTIYNMIYRDGKAGNSYVKRFAVTSITRDREYDLTNEKKDSKVLYFSANPNGEAEVVTVLLRQVGSIRKLKFDLDFAEVMIKGRNVKGNIVTKYSVKRIELKEEGVSTLKPRRIWFDDTVKRLNVDGRGELLGEFRGDDRLLIITQDGVAKTIKPELITRFDEEIVVLEKWIPKKPISAIYWESEKERYYVKRFLIDNPDKEEKFISEHPNSYLEIVSTDYYPMAEIVFTKTKGKDRRPNEEINLEEFISVKGIKALGNQLTTEKVNQINLLDPLPYETPEPAQEEVEKEEPEEEKQTSEDDKIELKDIRKADTSSESQTKLFDD
- the mscL gene encoding large-conductance mechanosensitive channel protein MscL, with the translated sequence MGLIKEFKDFAVKGNMVDMAIGIIIGAAFSTIVDSLVKQIISPPLSLLTGEINFEDKKWVLREAIGTHGSPNYLEEVSIGYGIFIQSVINFLIVGFVLFLFVRFMNRFREKAEDPKNTQVKTPKDIELLSKIADQMEEQNQMLRDR
- a CDS encoding DNA topoisomerase IV; this translates as MRKFVILIVVFSMISCFNAERNCEDFHTGTFEFKSYINGEMVTSTFIRNDSTEIEEFRGKVDTSSIRWINDCEYILKNLHPDGMAEEKAIHMKILTTSKDGYTFEYGQVGDPKKSRGSVTKISE
- a CDS encoding helix-turn-helix domain-containing protein: MVNTEDFSIRLTKIMEFYELSAAAFADRIDVGRSSISHIISGRNKPSLEFVMKVVKGFPEVELYWLLNGKGSFPKSNSTTPKAEREKIVPTPTVQVPTKSNEAMNFQEVPKNSEKRTIQKIVIFYDDGTFDAFEN
- a CDS encoding M14 family zinc carboxypeptidase is translated as MEKLLEEFRTKRAYQTIKWKAASGRYITLADLKKIKSKFDRFYQFEKIGESVEERKIYQIKIGSGPIKILAWSQMHGNESTTTKAIFDLIAFFNHYKDHEEIKKLLQQITLVCVPILNPDGAKYYTRVNANHVDLNRDMQRLSQPESSILRKLSKEFQPDYCLNLHDQRTIFSAGPTNNPAVLSFLTPARDEERTIDETREESMALIATMADYLKPELENKIGRYDDGFNINCAGDTFQSEGIPTILFEAGHFPGDYQREETRRYIFLALISGLAAIANDNTVDFHKYFDLPENQKLFRDVIIRNVDFEGSLVDVVIQFKETLKNGKLRFVPIIEKIGQSIQQIGHREIDAQNEKIRIAGEELLIENVVVNKIFLKSTEIPIKME
- a CDS encoding Lrp/AsnC family transcriptional regulator — encoded protein: MAKFKLDETDHQILDMLIENTRTPFTDIAKKLLISAGTVHVRVKKMEEAGIIIGSSLTLDYKKLGYAFIAYVGVFLKNTSQTKFVLERINEIPFVTVAHVTTGKFNVFCKVRARNTQHAKEIIFQLDDIEGVYRTETMISLEESINDKKRLMHSIFKEL